The Fibrobacter sp. UWB5 genome has a window encoding:
- a CDS encoding exodeoxyribonuclease V subunit gamma has product MKLHLKFALNLENLADEMIDEILKHWRDPFNAPIVIFPDPKLEQWFRLRWVQKKGVLANLNKSTIDRFLVDILVGKNPKFKKLSSDMLANVIIAYLQQKTDGTFNYELLGESVKAYLENDGVVDENRLFDFANVMAGLFLEYETSRPSGFLSDSETGKSVKGILDCWKQGALKDFFITRDGTPAANEEWQRKLYSALFHAGDNEKSLLTQVFEKSAAKSGENITYLTLPYLYEACKAEFNYDSDLPVFIFGLSGMGQFYRVILQKFAEKHDVYAYIQNPCMAFWEDCSGVRKPPESMKLTVPRLSTDPDDESELIDENENELLRYWGKAGRDNIKLWSIATDYNFMTAEDSIIDRNKEMPCDTLLHQVQQMVAQRKNVFCDGSNILKKVPFEKDESFGVTTAPSKMREVEALHSRICKLLSEKDAQGNPKATIADILVVSPNIDDYRTAIFQVFDQTRDGFHIPFNIVDSAASDSLTANALSILFSIREKGTLSRPDFFALVRNPVVQNVRGILADEVSDWESWTSNMNVYRDRYVEDNGETRREESWITATRRLLLSRFSYGGVETDSGDIHPYSDISSADDNSLYRFVDAIDVLENWMALGTDGVAEDDLSAVYQFLDSWLCMGDPPKELVGESIIYQSVTSARENLEYQYLAGNATISFKCISQTLMYAARGSEYSCGNLFINGLTFMKFAPNRIVPTKYLFFIGADAANFPGVRNTNTLDLRKSCRPWPGDDSVVSRNRYAFLCQLMSTSEGFFISYVNKDLRKDEDFYPSSVVNDVRGFLKNAAKAAGVTDAEVLKNMWPDDSVPLDETRPWEMLFTQREIRNKKAQLEFGNDCDVTSFTPAADNIEPRRLPEQVSDYQFKKFLSDPFEFRVDEMMHIEDEKEDPEKTEYEPISIDKLQNAILQRMLTAQKLGVFENDYLTTEKDILSYALSKGLLPKGAFSASNWASVCNSAEVFARSIEKFYDKKKFQYGRRAVELQMNGWILMGQIPLFVRDEHTVHLISMASSTHQRHFLKPYIHALALICEAGQKNEPIPDVTIECFSLTEWRAKRILKTPEQAAELLDNLYQKMFAAQEGENGNRYSKVIPIDLIDNEKILTYDDYINAFEGKRTPWDLFAGRKLFDIEKVCGFTEENFETLWFEEVTAIKNMAPDLWKIEEDMVEGINAEEL; this is encoded by the coding sequence ATTACGAACTTTTGGGTGAAAGCGTCAAGGCATATCTCGAAAACGATGGCGTCGTTGACGAAAACAGACTGTTTGATTTTGCGAATGTGATGGCGGGCCTTTTCCTGGAGTACGAAACCAGTCGCCCGAGCGGTTTTCTTTCGGATTCAGAAACGGGCAAAAGTGTGAAGGGAATTCTGGATTGTTGGAAACAAGGTGCGCTGAAAGATTTCTTTATTACGCGCGATGGTACGCCAGCTGCAAATGAAGAATGGCAACGCAAACTTTATTCGGCTTTATTCCATGCAGGCGATAATGAGAAATCGCTGTTGACACAGGTGTTTGAAAAGTCTGCCGCAAAGAGCGGCGAAAACATTACTTATTTGACACTTCCGTATTTGTACGAGGCCTGCAAGGCTGAATTCAATTACGACAGCGATCTTCCGGTCTTTATTTTTGGCCTTTCGGGCATGGGGCAGTTTTACCGTGTGATTCTGCAGAAGTTTGCAGAAAAACATGATGTTTACGCTTACATTCAAAACCCCTGTATGGCGTTCTGGGAAGATTGTAGTGGCGTGCGTAAACCGCCCGAAAGCATGAAATTGACTGTTCCGAGGCTTTCGACAGATCCTGATGACGAAAGCGAACTGATTGATGAGAATGAAAACGAATTGCTGCGTTATTGGGGCAAGGCTGGTCGCGATAATATCAAACTTTGGAGTATCGCTACCGATTACAACTTCATGACGGCAGAAGATTCCATTATCGATCGGAATAAAGAAATGCCTTGCGACACGTTGCTGCATCAAGTGCAACAGATGGTGGCTCAGCGCAAGAATGTGTTCTGCGACGGCTCGAACATCCTTAAAAAGGTCCCGTTTGAAAAAGATGAATCATTTGGCGTAACGACGGCGCCTTCAAAAATGCGCGAAGTGGAAGCGCTTCATTCCCGCATTTGCAAGCTGCTTTCTGAAAAAGATGCGCAAGGGAACCCGAAGGCGACAATTGCCGATATTCTTGTGGTGTCCCCGAATATTGATGACTACCGCACGGCGATTTTCCAGGTTTTTGACCAGACTCGCGATGGATTCCACATTCCGTTTAATATTGTGGATTCTGCTGCTAGCGATTCGCTTACGGCAAATGCACTTTCGATTCTATTCTCTATCCGCGAAAAGGGAACGCTTTCGAGGCCCGACTTCTTTGCACTCGTTCGCAATCCTGTGGTTCAAAATGTCCGTGGTATTTTGGCCGACGAGGTTTCCGATTGGGAATCTTGGACCAGCAATATGAACGTGTACCGCGACCGTTATGTCGAAGATAACGGCGAAACTCGCCGCGAAGAATCTTGGATTACGGCCACTAGGCGTTTGTTGCTTTCCCGCTTCAGCTACGGCGGCGTTGAAACTGATTCGGGCGACATTCATCCGTATAGCGATATCAGTAGTGCCGACGACAATTCGTTATATCGCTTTGTTGATGCGATTGACGTACTTGAAAACTGGATGGCGCTTGGAACCGATGGCGTCGCCGAAGACGACCTTTCGGCTGTTTACCAGTTCTTGGATTCTTGGCTTTGTATGGGTGACCCTCCCAAGGAACTGGTGGGCGAAAGCATTATTTATCAGTCGGTCACATCGGCTCGCGAAAATCTGGAATACCAGTACCTAGCCGGTAACGCTACGATTTCGTTCAAGTGCATTTCGCAGACGTTGATGTATGCTGCCCGCGGCTCGGAATACAGTTGCGGGAACCTGTTCATTAACGGGCTTACTTTCATGAAGTTTGCACCGAACCGTATTGTTCCGACCAAGTATCTATTCTTTATTGGGGCCGATGCAGCGAACTTCCCGGGTGTGCGGAATACGAATACCCTTGATTTGCGCAAGTCGTGCCGCCCCTGGCCCGGCGACGATTCTGTCGTCAGCAGAAACCGCTACGCATTCCTTTGCCAGCTGATGAGCACTTCGGAAGGATTCTTCATTAGCTATGTGAACAAGGATTTGCGAAAAGATGAAGATTTTTATCCGTCGTCTGTTGTGAACGATGTTCGAGGATTCTTGAAAAATGCTGCCAAGGCTGCCGGCGTAACGGATGCAGAAGTTCTCAAGAACATGTGGCCCGATGATAGCGTTCCGCTAGATGAGACGCGTCCGTGGGAAATGCTATTTACCCAGCGCGAAATTCGCAATAAAAAGGCTCAGCTTGAATTCGGGAATGACTGCGACGTGACCAGTTTTACGCCCGCAGCAGATAATATTGAACCTAGGCGTCTCCCAGAACAGGTGAGCGACTACCAGTTCAAAAAATTCCTGAGTGATCCGTTTGAATTCCGCGTTGACGAAATGATGCATATTGAAGACGAAAAGGAAGACCCGGAAAAGACGGAATATGAGCCGATTTCTATTGACAAGTTGCAGAACGCCATTTTACAGCGCATGCTTACGGCGCAAAAACTGGGTGTTTTTGAAAATGATTATTTGACAACGGAAAAGGATATCCTCTCTTATGCGCTTTCTAAGGGATTGCTGCCTAAGGGCGCCTTTAGTGCAAGTAATTGGGCAAGTGTGTGCAATTCTGCCGAAGTGTTTGCTCGTTCTATTGAAAAATTTTACGACAAGAAAAAGTTCCAGTATGGTAGACGCGCGGTAGAACTTCAGATGAATGGATGGATTCTGATGGGGCAAATTCCTTTATTTGTTCGTGATGAACATACCGTTCACTTGATTTCAATGGCGTCGTCAACCCATCAGCGTCATTTTTTGAAGCCTTATATTCATGCGCTTGCGCTCATCTGCGAGGCTGGACAGAAGAATGAGCCTATTCCTGATGTGACCATTGAATGCTTCTCTTTGACGGAGTGGCGGGCAAAACGAATTTTGAAAACGCCTGAACAGGCCGCAGAATTGCTGGATAATCTCTACCAGAAGATGTTCGCAGCGCAAGAAGGCGAAAATGGCAATCGCTATAGTAAGGTCATTCCGATTGATTTGATTGATAACGAGAAAATCCTGACTTATGACGATTATATCAATGCGTTTGAGGGCAAACGTACTCCCTGGGATTTATTTGCTGGTCGCAAGTTGTTTGATATTGAAAAAGTCTGTGGATTTACAGAAGAAAACTTTGAGACGCTTTGGTTCGAAGAAGTAACCGCCATTAAGAATATGGCTCCTGATTTGTGGAAAATCGAAGAAGATATGGTGGAGGGTATCAATGCTGAAGAACTTTGA
- a CDS encoding UvrD-helicase domain-containing protein, with protein sequence MLKNFDINEFHLGNNLYVDASAGTGKTYTIQQLVAKLVRGEGNHAGIPLSKILIVTYTDKATGELRDRIRQKMEECLAEENLECYREALQNIHTAPIFTIHSFCQKVLHDFAYEAGASFNLEVVADEDIKNLIQRLIRDKWSFETEFMDLVNSSNFNMDLFVKNFVNATKYKLLNRKTKCYVPNFGSLDAVFDFCPEARAAWNVLLKNKDKVHQEKKTTKPKCISALIETIQAYDGTKALFSGTSYGSKWQNIWDSDELNAAIDTMIRVKDKHLERVSIKGDQKFIFNHVDELVELWLKEKRQKKAQSFNDMINDVHDSIMNGDGKLVQKLRENYRYAIIDEFQDTNQLQWDIFKTIFLDSDDNNIVVVGDPKQSIFSFQGADVGVYRTAIGEIKELNGRRLSTNYRSSDDIINACNELFKKDFLEGDEFLESDVPGDKLKKSAPTLNGNPTPPLWISKIYNEFEFAEFAVRKIVECCSPDPQNKDKTALQIFDKDKKEMRNVRFSDFAILSRTRTEMTALEDAMAQVGVPYARYKDTNLFYGKECSHWISFLKALDAPDFSSWNRKFLNEALITDFFRVPLERVEDESFIYPTSRIMKLFVGWRQLVAKRRWAELQESIYQETEIDKYLSTPATLQQLAKIKQIGTYIFDYLYNNRVSLEEVVKHLQGLASASEGVDDTDGNLVAKGSDFDAVNLMTIHSSKGLAFPIAIITGGLRGDNNQPGNDPYAFSLDGEKCIGFDKDISKKTSFEECHAEWRRLMYVAYTRAESLMIVPQYSIWYDKEKTSINHGFPFAFLAVAIARLSQTEFARLQEDENLSSGLWAYKKTVAQILHNAKDEMPDNSKLPDFDSLQRKVNNACIYQYSYSSLASKKRVLEAREEFVDNEEISVDGNRANREDFIEASGGTNSIMIDDASALVQPCVNYDKNAPIANVANYPRGANLGDALHKVFENLDFETVGNLPDENAACNNTELRNLIAETYQGNSIHIQEHPEWNDLTTGFIWNTMNAELPEIHGSAVTGKTFCLKDLPAATRRAEMGFHMDSRNSKDASWMNSLCKGFIDLMFVRKGDDGEDYYSILDWKSDVMDDPDYSDKDALAHKIEEEYSIQRVLYSYLLIKWLKQFYDDLDEQQIFEKHFGGIYYALARGTRAGTCNGIYCQTWKSYSDLEKSYRNVAALMKRSAKESA encoded by the coding sequence ATGCTGAAGAACTTTGATATTAATGAGTTCCATCTTGGAAATAATCTGTATGTTGATGCTTCGGCTGGAACTGGTAAAACGTATACCATTCAACAGCTGGTGGCAAAACTTGTGCGTGGCGAAGGTAACCATGCCGGCATTCCGCTGTCTAAGATTTTGATTGTGACCTATACTGATAAGGCCACGGGTGAACTCCGGGATCGTATTCGCCAAAAGATGGAAGAATGCCTTGCCGAAGAAAACCTGGAATGCTACCGTGAAGCATTGCAAAATATTCATACAGCACCGATTTTCACCATTCATTCTTTTTGTCAGAAGGTTTTGCACGACTTCGCGTACGAGGCGGGGGCATCCTTTAATTTGGAAGTGGTTGCAGATGAAGATATCAAAAATTTGATTCAGCGCCTGATTCGCGACAAGTGGTCTTTTGAAACAGAGTTCATGGATTTGGTGAATTCTTCAAATTTCAATATGGACTTGTTTGTCAAGAATTTCGTGAATGCGACCAAGTATAAGTTGCTGAATCGCAAAACGAAATGTTATGTTCCCAATTTTGGCTCGCTAGATGCTGTTTTTGATTTTTGCCCTGAGGCCCGTGCCGCGTGGAATGTTCTGCTCAAGAATAAGGACAAGGTTCACCAAGAAAAGAAAACGACTAAGCCAAAGTGTATTTCTGCTCTTATTGAAACAATTCAAGCTTATGATGGCACGAAAGCTCTGTTTTCGGGGACTTCTTATGGCTCAAAATGGCAGAATATTTGGGATTCTGATGAGTTGAATGCTGCGATTGACACGATGATTAGGGTCAAAGACAAGCATCTAGAAAGGGTCTCTATTAAGGGGGATCAGAAGTTTATCTTTAACCATGTGGATGAGCTTGTAGAATTATGGCTAAAAGAAAAACGCCAGAAGAAGGCTCAATCCTTCAACGACATGATTAACGACGTCCACGATTCCATAATGAATGGTGATGGAAAACTGGTGCAGAAATTGCGCGAGAATTACCGTTATGCCATTATTGATGAATTCCAGGACACGAACCAATTGCAGTGGGATATTTTCAAGACAATCTTCTTGGATAGCGATGATAACAATATCGTTGTTGTGGGCGACCCTAAACAGTCGATTTTCTCGTTCCAAGGAGCCGATGTCGGCGTTTACCGCACGGCAATTGGTGAAATAAAAGAACTAAACGGAAGGCGCCTTTCAACGAATTATCGTTCAAGCGACGATATTATCAATGCTTGCAATGAACTATTTAAGAAAGATTTCCTTGAAGGCGATGAATTCTTGGAATCTGACGTACCGGGCGATAAACTAAAGAAAAGTGCACCCACTTTGAATGGTAACCCCACGCCACCGTTGTGGATTTCAAAAATCTACAACGAATTTGAATTTGCTGAATTTGCTGTGCGTAAAATTGTTGAATGTTGCTCGCCTGATCCCCAAAATAAAGATAAGACGGCTTTGCAGATTTTTGACAAGGACAAGAAAGAAATGCGAAATGTCCGTTTCTCGGATTTTGCCATTCTTTCTCGTACCCGAACTGAAATGACTGCTTTGGAAGATGCCATGGCGCAAGTGGGTGTTCCGTATGCCCGCTACAAAGACACGAACTTGTTCTATGGAAAAGAATGCTCCCATTGGATTTCATTTTTGAAAGCTCTTGATGCCCCTGATTTTTCTAGTTGGAATCGCAAGTTCTTGAATGAGGCTTTGATTACGGACTTTTTCAGGGTGCCCCTTGAACGTGTTGAAGACGAGTCGTTTATCTATCCGACTAGTCGCATTATGAAGTTATTCGTTGGCTGGCGTCAGCTCGTTGCGAAACGCCGTTGGGCGGAACTGCAAGAAAGTATTTATCAAGAAACGGAAATTGACAAGTATTTGAGTACCCCTGCCACATTGCAGCAATTGGCAAAAATCAAGCAAATTGGAACGTACATTTTTGACTACCTGTATAACAATCGCGTTTCCCTTGAAGAGGTTGTAAAGCACCTGCAGGGGTTGGCTAGTGCCTCCGAAGGTGTAGATGATACCGATGGAAACTTGGTCGCAAAGGGGAGTGATTTTGATGCTGTGAACCTCATGACGATTCACTCGTCCAAGGGTTTGGCTTTCCCGATAGCCATTATTACGGGTGGCCTTCGTGGCGATAATAATCAACCTGGCAACGATCCTTATGCATTTAGCCTTGATGGCGAAAAATGCATCGGTTTTGATAAGGATATCTCAAAGAAAACGAGTTTCGAGGAATGCCATGCGGAATGGCGTAGACTCATGTATGTGGCGTATACTCGCGCAGAATCGTTGATGATTGTTCCGCAGTATAGCATTTGGTATGATAAGGAAAAGACATCCATTAATCATGGCTTTCCATTTGCGTTCTTGGCGGTTGCAATTGCGCGCCTGTCTCAGACTGAATTCGCTCGATTGCAAGAAGACGAAAATTTGTCTTCCGGTTTGTGGGCATACAAAAAGACTGTCGCCCAAATCTTGCATAACGCAAAAGACGAAATGCCCGACAATAGCAAATTGCCGGATTTCGATTCCTTGCAGCGCAAGGTGAATAACGCTTGTATTTACCAGTATTCTTATTCAAGCTTGGCTTCTAAAAAGCGAGTGCTTGAAGCCCGCGAAGAATTCGTTGACAACGAAGAAATCTCTGTCGACGGCAACCGTGCTAACCGTGAAGACTTTATCGAAGCGAGCGGCGGAACTAATAGCATCATGATTGATGACGCTTCTGCATTGGTGCAGCCCTGCGTAAATTACGACAAGAATGCTCCGATTGCAAACGTCGCGAATTACCCGCGGGGTGCAAACTTGGGTGATGCCTTGCACAAGGTCTTTGAAAATCTGGATTTTGAAACCGTCGGAAATCTTCCCGACGAGAATGCTGCCTGCAACAACACCGAACTCCGCAACTTGATTGCCGAAACGTACCAAGGCAATTCTATCCATATTCAGGAACATCCTGAATGGAATGATTTGACGACGGGCTTTATTTGGAATACCATGAATGCGGAACTTCCGGAAATTCACGGAAGTGCGGTTACCGGGAAGACTTTCTGCCTTAAAGATTTGCCCGCAGCCACTCGTCGCGCCGAAATGGGCTTCCACATGGATAGCCGTAATTCAAAAGACGCCTCTTGGATGAACAGCCTTTGCAAGGGCTTTATTGACTTGATGTTTGTCCGCAAGGGTGACGACGGCGAAGATTATTATTCGATTCTGGACTGGAAATCCGACGTGATGGATGACCCGGATTACAGCGACAAGGATGCGCTTGCGCATAAAATCGAAGAGGAATATTCCATTCAGCGAGTGCTTTATAGCTATCTGTTGATTAAGTGGCTAAAACAGTTCTATGATGATCTTGATGAACAGCAGATTTTCGAAAAGCATTTCGGCGGCATTTACTATGCGCTTGCTCGCGGCACACGCGCCGGAACTTGCAACGGTATTTATTGCCAAACATGGAAGAGTTATAGTGATCTTGAAAAGAGCTACCGCAATGTTGCTGCCTTAATGAAGCGTAGCGCGAAGGAGTCGGCATGA
- a CDS encoding ATP-dependent RecD-like DNA helicase: MNLETANVNGSVVEFYTLLREMRGISLVAEKMHNLLCALQQKPQLSFDAQKLLYIYLSLQEDGNTRIPLNAELLYSKWEQKWNGLVVQHQEPCPSAEVFLPIIRKGVEDLAAGKYTQIIGEGATPLRLQQTPQCAYLISAKHLEDKNHIESIFKSGFFKESPLDSTAIPQAKEFVHGLLREGSPIRFDDRQAEVIARGVSQNLIITGGPGTGKTTVIGFLLWKLFASDADYLNWNLYMAAPSGKAADRLAESMDDTLREISAAARDKNPRFVEKLAKASSYTLHRLLKYSVSKGGFTFNSGNPLPEKSIYIIDEASMIDISLFAAFLQALPPSGNFKLFILGDPNQLPSVDAGAVLGNILEFDRNFVVKLIRSNRFNDDSKIGVLAGKIQRGEEVAFEGVSFDAHAPYWEATDSVHQLDLDQGQTLSRKEELNAVESLVRKWTKKFYAPLMDFASAVDPAMPSDKVTPEQRAIREKLWSVANQARILSAERRGNRGVETLNRMVAEALGQNASSRFVGQILIFNRNQNEFKLYNGDTGIVVKSELHEQYFLMLKKQSEYVFYPLSYFAEDCLEPSFAITIHKSQGSGYPNIMMFLPTRKGHPLLNRQILYTGITRTKKQSLTIIATPKTFKSACETVIERDTGIEL, from the coding sequence ATGAATCTTGAAACCGCAAATGTCAATGGATCGGTAGTTGAATTTTATACCTTACTTCGCGAAATGCGTGGTATTTCTCTCGTTGCCGAGAAAATGCATAACTTACTTTGTGCTCTGCAGCAAAAACCGCAGTTGTCTTTTGATGCGCAAAAGTTGCTGTACATATACCTCTCGCTGCAAGAAGACGGCAACACGCGTATTCCGCTGAATGCTGAACTGCTCTATTCTAAATGGGAACAAAAGTGGAATGGCTTGGTGGTACAGCATCAAGAACCTTGCCCGAGTGCAGAGGTGTTTTTGCCGATTATCCGTAAAGGTGTCGAAGACCTTGCGGCGGGCAAGTACACGCAAATCATTGGCGAGGGGGCAACGCCTCTGCGTTTGCAGCAGACGCCTCAATGCGCCTACTTGATTTCGGCGAAGCATCTCGAAGACAAAAACCACATCGAAAGTATTTTTAAGTCCGGGTTCTTTAAAGAATCGCCGCTGGATAGCACCGCTATACCGCAGGCCAAGGAGTTTGTGCACGGCTTGTTGCGCGAAGGTTCGCCTATTCGCTTTGATGACCGCCAGGCCGAAGTCATCGCTCGCGGTGTATCGCAGAACTTGATTATTACGGGCGGGCCCGGCACCGGAAAGACAACGGTTATCGGATTCTTGCTCTGGAAACTTTTCGCAAGCGATGCAGACTATCTGAATTGGAATCTCTATATGGCGGCACCGAGTGGAAAAGCCGCCGACCGCCTTGCCGAAAGCATGGACGACACCCTGCGCGAAATTTCGGCGGCGGCCCGCGATAAAAATCCCCGCTTTGTAGAAAAGCTTGCCAAGGCCTCCAGCTACACGCTTCACAGACTCTTGAAGTATAGCGTTTCCAAGGGCGGATTTACTTTCAATTCTGGCAACCCGCTTCCCGAAAAGTCCATCTACATTATCGACGAAGCGAGTATGATTGACATCTCGCTATTTGCGGCATTCTTGCAGGCGCTTCCGCCCAGCGGAAACTTCAAGCTGTTTATTTTGGGCGACCCGAATCAGTTGCCCTCGGTAGACGCTGGCGCCGTGCTCGGTAACATTCTGGAATTTGACCGCAATTTCGTGGTCAAACTGATACGCTCTAACCGATTCAATGACGATTCTAAAATCGGCGTGCTGGCGGGTAAAATCCAGCGCGGCGAAGAAGTCGCATTTGAGGGAGTTTCCTTTGACGCTCATGCGCCCTATTGGGAGGCGACCGATAGCGTACACCAGTTGGATCTCGACCAAGGTCAAACCCTTTCGCGCAAAGAAGAACTCAACGCCGTCGAAAGTCTCGTTCGCAAGTGGACCAAGAAATTTTACGCTCCGCTGATGGACTTTGCAAGCGCTGTTGATCCGGCGATGCCTTCTGACAAGGTGACTCCCGAACAGCGGGCAATTCGCGAAAAACTTTGGAGTGTCGCAAATCAGGCTCGAATCCTTTCGGCAGAAAGGCGCGGCAATCGTGGCGTTGAAACCTTGAACCGTATGGTGGCCGAAGCCCTCGGACAGAATGCTTCATCGCGATTCGTCGGGCAAATCCTGATTTTCAATCGTAACCAGAACGAATTCAAGCTCTACAATGGCGATACGGGAATCGTGGTAAAATCGGAACTCCACGAACAGTATTTCTTGATGCTTAAAAAACAGTCGGAATACGTGTTCTATCCGCTTTCGTATTTTGCAGAAGATTGCTTGGAACCTTCCTTCGCTATCACCATTCACAAGTCCCAGGGCTCGGGCTATCCGAACATTATGATGTTCTTGCCCACGCGCAAGGGGCATCCGCTTTTGAATCGACAAATCCTATATACGGGAATCACTCGAACCAAAAAGCAGAGCCTTACCATCATCGCCACTCCCAAAACCTTCAAATCTGCCTGCGAGACGGTCATCGAGCGCGACACGGGTATCGAACTATAA
- a CDS encoding TIGR02147 family protein, with protein MKPITEYQDYRLYMRDFYEERKKSGFTWREFSKSAGFASPSYLKLVCEGKSSLSRVGLPRVANAMDLSGYEFTYFEKMVEFGNATNDEKKKAAFTELTRIAKEQKVRVIDADTFAYYESSINSIVRELAPLMPGALPKDMAKKIKHLFTAQQVRDSLELLTKAKFLEETGENTYRQADKAITGSTEAIPLALRSMNREMTELAKEAIDKVEAKDKNISGVTMGVDAPTFARISEEIDKCRKRVIALANGCKNINQVYRLNLQLFPLTDKV; from the coding sequence ATGAAACCTATCACCGAATACCAAGATTACCGGCTTTACATGCGGGATTTCTACGAAGAACGCAAGAAGTCCGGCTTTACTTGGAGAGAATTTTCGAAGAGCGCCGGATTCGCCTCGCCCTCGTACCTGAAGCTGGTTTGCGAAGGCAAAAGCAGCCTGAGCCGCGTCGGGCTCCCGCGAGTCGCAAACGCCATGGACCTTTCGGGCTACGAGTTCACCTACTTTGAAAAGATGGTGGAATTCGGGAACGCCACAAACGACGAAAAGAAAAAGGCCGCGTTTACGGAGCTCACCCGAATCGCCAAGGAACAGAAGGTCCGCGTGATCGATGCCGACACGTTCGCCTACTACGAATCGTCCATCAATTCCATTGTCCGCGAACTGGCGCCACTCATGCCGGGCGCACTCCCCAAGGACATGGCCAAAAAGATCAAGCATCTCTTTACCGCTCAGCAGGTGCGCGATTCGCTTGAACTTTTGACCAAGGCAAAGTTCCTCGAAGAAACCGGCGAGAACACTTACCGTCAAGCGGACAAGGCCATTACCGGGTCTACCGAGGCAATCCCGCTGGCGCTCCGCTCCATGAATCGTGAAATGACCGAGCTCGCAAAAGAAGCGATTGACAAGGTAGAGGCGAAGGACAAGAACATTTCGGGCGTCACCATGGGGGTCGACGCCCCGACATTCGCACGCATTTCCGAAGAAATCGACAAATGCCGCAAGCGCGTTATCGCCCTCGCCAACGGCTGTAAAAACATCAACCAAGTTTACCGTTTGAATCTGCAACTTTTCCCGTTGACAGACAAAGTATAG
- a CDS encoding TIGR02147 family protein — protein sequence MPEVLDYLEYREFLKDWFVETKKGSPFTSYRYLGQKTGVDPAWLVRVFQKEGHLNEGTLPAFIRICGLDDRRAEYFKTLYRFNKTKAKQTLSELYYRLMELRSMETRILSTPELSYFGSWACAALRALIGITKDTSDIGKLGKSLSPAISQDEARSALGILKQLGLVVPDGNGGWNITDQIISTGGEVKSQAVRDFHRHTIELAQESIDRHKPEERDISSVVFTADESDLPEIRHRIEEFRRGLLQFARKSERADRVYALNIAMFPLSDKVDDPDTGAAPQNKGV from the coding sequence ATGCCCGAAGTATTAGACTATTTGGAATACCGCGAGTTCCTGAAGGATTGGTTTGTCGAAACCAAGAAAGGCAGCCCCTTCACCTCGTACCGCTATCTTGGTCAGAAGACCGGTGTTGACCCGGCCTGGCTTGTGCGCGTTTTCCAGAAAGAAGGGCATTTGAACGAAGGCACGCTCCCGGCGTTCATCCGTATTTGCGGACTCGACGACCGCCGTGCCGAATACTTCAAGACTTTATACCGTTTCAACAAGACCAAAGCCAAGCAGACTCTTTCGGAACTGTACTATCGACTCATGGAATTGCGTTCCATGGAAACCCGAATCCTGTCGACGCCGGAACTTTCGTATTTCGGTAGCTGGGCTTGCGCCGCGCTCCGCGCCTTGATTGGCATTACCAAGGATACCAGCGATATCGGCAAGCTCGGCAAGAGCCTGAGTCCTGCCATTTCGCAGGACGAAGCCCGCTCTGCCCTTGGCATTTTAAAACAGCTTGGCCTTGTCGTGCCCGATGGCAACGGCGGTTGGAACATTACCGACCAGATTATCAGTACCGGCGGCGAAGTCAAGAGCCAGGCGGTTCGCGACTTCCACAGGCATACGATCGAACTTGCGCAAGAATCGATCGACCGCCACAAACCCGAAGAACGCGATATTTCGTCTGTGGTGTTTACGGCCGATGAATCCGACCTGCCTGAAATCCGCCACCGTATCGAAGAATTCCGTAGAGGTCTGTTGCAGTTCGCCCGCAAGAGCGAACGCGCCGACCGTGTGTATGCTTTGAATATTGCGATGTTCCCTTTGTCTGACAAGGTGGACGACCCTGATACCGGAGCCGCTCCGCAAAACAAGGGGGTGTAA